One genomic region from Nitrosopumilus sp. encodes:
- a CDS encoding SDR family NAD(P)-dependent oxidoreductase gives MEAKVKTQLKKELKNKVVLITGGGGSIGSELAERMLDYPIKSLRILDIDEHALFKFSRKVKDKRIRALLGSVLNRERIDMACSNVDIVIHTAAIKNIEISEFNAIETIDININGTVNMIKSVERNKPEKFLNISTDKAAESSTLYGTTKQVGERLTSWASSHIDSTKFASVRFGNVIETRGNVFEVWDEEHQKKKPLSITDPEMKRYFFHKSEAVDFILETLTLMKGGEVFVPKMKSFRIDDLAKKISKKHNIIGKRRGEKLNEVLLTDNELKNSKELKNMWILKPYMYMN, from the coding sequence ATGGAAGCAAAGGTTAAAACTCAACTCAAAAAAGAGTTGAAAAACAAAGTTGTTTTAATTACTGGTGGGGGAGGCAGTATTGGTTCAGAATTAGCAGAAAGAATGTTAGATTATCCAATAAAATCATTAAGAATTTTAGACATTGACGAACATGCCTTGTTTAAATTTTCAAGAAAAGTCAAAGATAAGCGTATTAGAGCATTATTGGGAAGCGTGTTAAATCGTGAAAGAATAGATATGGCTTGTAGTAATGTAGACATAGTAATTCATACTGCCGCAATAAAAAATATAGAGATATCAGAATTTAATGCTATTGAAACGATTGATATCAATATCAATGGAACTGTAAATATGATTAAATCAGTTGAAAGAAATAAACCAGAAAAATTTTTGAACATTAGTACAGATAAAGCTGCAGAATCCTCAACACTCTACGGAACAACAAAACAAGTTGGAGAAAGACTAACAAGTTGGGCATCATCTCATATAGATTCAACAAAATTTGCTTCAGTCAGATTTGGCAATGTGATTGAAACAAGAGGCAATGTTTTTGAAGTATGGGATGAAGAACATCAAAAAAAGAAACCTCTTTCAATAACAGATCCAGAAATGAAAAGATATTTTTTTCATAAATCTGAAGCAGTAGATTTCATTCTTGAAACCTTGACACTAATGAAAGGGGGAGAAGTCTTTGTACCAAAAATGAAATCATTTAGAATTGATGATTTGGCAAAAAAGATTTCAAAAAAACACAATATTATTGGAAAGAGAAGAGGCGAGAAGTTAAACGAAGTACTGCTTACAGATAATGAGTTAAAAAATTCTAAAGAGCTCAAAAATATGTGGATATTAAAACCCTATATGTACATGAATTAA
- a CDS encoding N-acetylneuraminate synthase family protein, producing the protein MKISINKKRIGDDSPVYFIAEAGINHNGDSKIAKKLISAAKDSNADAVKFQTFRADDITTTDSIYYKLLKNLELDDDVYFELSDFSKSEGITFLSTPFSNKAVELLSKIKLPAYKIASGDLTDFPLLENISKKNKPIILSTGMANLTEIKQAVKVIEKNNNKIILLHSISGYPYPIKEANLKAITTISKNFDYPVGFSDNGNNNLIPLMAVALGAKIIEKHFTLNKKMKGPDQPISATPNEFANLVQQSRDFERMLGDGIKKCQNSEISTRKNARRSLTALSNISKGEKIMHDMIAIKRPATGIEPKYYSKIIGKFAKRNIKSGKTLHWNDIK; encoded by the coding sequence ATGAAAATTTCGATTAATAAAAAGAGAATTGGTGATGATTCACCTGTTTATTTTATTGCTGAAGCTGGAATAAATCATAACGGTGATTCTAAGATTGCTAAAAAACTGATTTCTGCAGCAAAAGATTCTAATGCTGACGCTGTTAAATTCCAAACTTTTCGAGCTGATGATATTACAACAACTGATTCAATTTATTATAAATTATTGAAAAATTTAGAATTAGATGATGATGTTTATTTCGAGCTTTCTGATTTTTCGAAGAGTGAAGGAATTACTTTTCTTTCCACTCCTTTTAGCAACAAAGCTGTTGAATTATTGAGTAAAATCAAATTACCTGCATATAAAATAGCTTCTGGAGATCTTACTGATTTCCCTTTGTTGGAAAATATTTCAAAGAAAAATAAACCAATTATTTTGTCTACTGGAATGGCTAATCTCACAGAAATTAAACAAGCAGTTAAAGTTATAGAAAAAAATAACAATAAAATTATTTTATTACATTCTATTTCTGGATATCCTTACCCAATTAAAGAAGCTAATTTGAAAGCAATTACTACTATTTCAAAAAATTTTGATTATCCTGTAGGTTTTTCTGATAATGGAAATAATAATTTAATTCCATTAATGGCGGTTGCATTAGGTGCAAAAATTATTGAAAAACATTTCACACTAAATAAAAAAATGAAAGGCCCAGATCAACCAATTTCTGCTACTCCAAATGAATTTGCAAATTTAGTTCAACAAAGTCGTGACTTTGAACGCATGTTGGGTGATGGAATAAAAAAATGTCAAAATAGCGAAATTTCCACTAGGAAAAATGCTAGGAGAAGTCTTACCGCACTTTCAAATATTTCTAAAGGGGAAAAAATTATGCACGATATGATCGCAATCAAGCGACCTGCAACGGGAATTGAGCCTAAATATTATTCAAAAATTATTGGAAAATTTGCCAAAAGAAATATCAAATCAGGAAAAACTCTTCATTGGAATGATATTAAATGA
- a CDS encoding glycosyltransferase family 4 protein has translation MRILVMVFHFPPMSGGGVVVIVDIINKLAELGNDVTVITPQIDWNGEIYQPKLNSKIKVIRTDSPSKSKIKVAARRCHTNMIKEATKIGKNQKFDFIFSIFHPFHLAPKAAVETAKKLEIPSIVKIDDAIYDKATGLKSIQRKIEKILNAKTLKNSSKVLVANEETKNIVISEYGILEKNISILPNGVNLNLFSHVNNYEVKKIVFTGAMYYHRGLDILLNALPKIIEKHNDVKLVLMGSGPELEKLKEIVKQKKIESNVEFVGWIERKDIPEKLKDAILGIGPLRLTDVTSGALPIKVLEYMAASLPIIAQKNTLPNDVLVNEKNGFFIDGEDDLVMKINQLLNNTEQMITMGKESEKMVRKFSWDNVVNEILEIARKN, from the coding sequence ATGAGAATTCTTGTAATGGTTTTTCATTTTCCACCCATGAGTGGTGGAGGAGTTGTTGTAATTGTTGATATTATTAACAAATTAGCTGAATTGGGAAATGATGTTACGGTAATAACTCCCCAAATTGATTGGAATGGGGAAATTTATCAACCAAAATTAAATTCCAAAATTAAAGTAATTCGAACTGACTCACCATCAAAATCTAAGATTAAAGTTGCAGCAAGAAGATGTCATACAAATATGATCAAGGAAGCAACCAAAATTGGAAAAAATCAAAAATTTGATTTTATTTTTTCAATATTTCATCCATTTCATTTAGCTCCAAAAGCAGCAGTTGAAACTGCAAAAAAACTAGAAATACCTTCTATAGTAAAAATTGATGATGCAATTTATGATAAAGCAACAGGTTTAAAATCAATTCAAAGAAAAATTGAAAAAATTCTTAATGCTAAAACTTTAAAAAATTCTAGCAAAGTTTTAGTTGCAAATGAAGAAACAAAGAATATAGTTATTTCAGAATATGGTATTTTAGAAAAAAATATTTCTATTCTTCCAAATGGAGTTAATCTAAATTTATTTAGTCATGTTAATAATTACGAAGTTAAAAAAATAGTTTTCACTGGTGCTATGTACTATCATAGAGGTTTAGATATTTTACTAAATGCACTTCCAAAAATTATTGAAAAACATAATGATGTTAAATTAGTATTAATGGGAAGTGGTCCGGAATTAGAAAAATTAAAAGAAATTGTTAAACAAAAAAAGATAGAGTCTAATGTTGAATTTGTAGGTTGGATTGAGCGTAAGGATATTCCTGAAAAACTAAAAGATGCCATACTTGGTATTGGTCCATTACGCCTTACAGATGTCACATCAGGAGCATTACCGATTAAAGTTTTAGAATACATGGCAGCATCACTACCAATCATTGCTCAAAAAAATACACTCCCAAATGATGTTTTGGTAAATGAAAAAAATGGTTTTTTTATTGATGGGGAAGATGATTTAGTCATGAAAATCAACCAATTATTGAATAATACTGAACAAATGATTACAATGGGTAAAGAATCTGAAAAAATGGTAAGAAAATTCTCATGGGATAATGTTGTAAACGAAATTTTAGAAATTGCTAGAAAAAACTAG
- a CDS encoding CDP-glycerol glycerophosphotransferase family protein, protein MINSGPIVIFGEKSAENNSILYVKEEDFQILAGEESFGNPLEFLMGIEKSKINSKSFLENFQFSDFSLWWFIHPSVYPKIKKCINFIEKFEEFLSEKKPSKIIVSENFSNIDLIEQISHKHRIKLEKNFSTNIKNKFFNKFKPTFQNNRYQKIHSKKTEKRKTMFQSKSIPDIQKKIIFAIPTIYHRKIIDHKTGESYFGEYIQQPIIDHVMKNHNIIGIDFDYTFDGEFNVLDNRLNSEIDWIPSEMLLSDLPTKILNDFLNKYNNLISEKEFQQLFVYREISLWSSISYTFKMMTFSSYIPSYIHYLISLENYFKEHKPKTIFLSYETGPYGLAMILAAEKNNIKTIGVAHGAIDKFNPMYSYDQIRNKNFLLGFPIPDITLVHGEFSKNTMVSQGYPSNQILVYGNPTFFNLHKLKNSLSQKNLFEKYNIKKSQKVILYGTEFLQEKYSAQGKYNYNSLIWKILLENFGNNSEYELILKPHPNENIEIYKKILDDSSVNNARIISDDLFELIHISSIVISVFSNIMTDALCFEKPVIRVTFDNIKHTVPYEKFNVVLSSNLNELSNNVKRILSDQSIISDLQKNLPAFLLEQNNIPENNPNSIIDKILD, encoded by the coding sequence ATGATTAATTCTGGTCCTATCGTTATTTTTGGAGAAAAATCTGCTGAAAATAACTCGATTTTATATGTAAAAGAAGAAGATTTTCAAATTCTTGCAGGTGAGGAATCCTTTGGAAATCCTCTTGAATTCCTGATGGGAATAGAAAAATCAAAAATTAATTCAAAATCTTTTCTCGAAAATTTTCAATTTAGTGATTTTTCGTTATGGTGGTTTATTCACCCATCAGTTTATCCAAAAATAAAAAAATGCATAAATTTTATAGAAAAATTTGAAGAATTCTTATCTGAAAAAAAACCTTCAAAAATTATAGTTTCTGAAAATTTTTCCAATATTGATTTGATAGAACAAATCTCACATAAACATAGAATCAAATTAGAAAAGAATTTTTCAACAAATATTAAAAATAAATTTTTTAATAAATTTAAACCAACTTTCCAAAATAACCGTTATCAAAAAATCCATTCTAAAAAAACTGAAAAAAGAAAAACAATGTTTCAATCAAAATCAATTCCTGATATACAAAAGAAAATTATTTTTGCTATTCCAACAATATATCATAGAAAAATCATTGATCATAAAACTGGCGAATCATATTTTGGTGAATATATTCAGCAACCCATTATTGATCATGTAATGAAAAATCATAATATTATTGGAATTGATTTTGATTATACTTTTGATGGTGAATTTAATGTATTAGACAATCGACTTAATTCAGAAATTGATTGGATACCTTCAGAGATGTTATTATCTGATTTACCTACAAAAATTTTAAATGATTTTTTAAATAAATATAACAACTTAATCTCTGAAAAAGAATTTCAGCAACTATTTGTATATAGAGAAATTTCATTATGGAGTTCCATCTCTTATACATTCAAAATGATGACTTTTTCATCCTATATTCCATCTTACATTCATTATTTGATTTCTCTAGAAAATTATTTTAAAGAACACAAACCAAAAACAATTTTTCTTTCGTATGAAACTGGTCCATATGGATTAGCCATGATTTTAGCTGCTGAAAAAAATAACATTAAAACAATTGGGGTTGCTCATGGTGCAATTGATAAATTCAATCCAATGTATTCCTATGATCAAATTAGAAACAAGAATTTTCTCCTAGGATTTCCTATTCCTGACATAACATTGGTACATGGAGAATTCTCCAAAAATACTATGGTTTCTCAAGGATATCCATCTAATCAAATTTTAGTTTATGGTAATCCTACTTTCTTTAATCTACATAAACTCAAAAATTCATTATCTCAAAAAAATTTATTCGAGAAATATAACATTAAAAAAAGTCAAAAAGTAATTCTTTATGGAACTGAATTTCTTCAGGAAAAATATTCTGCTCAAGGGAAATATAATTACAATTCTTTAATTTGGAAAATTCTTCTTGAGAATTTTGGAAATAACTCAGAATACGAATTAATTCTAAAACCACATCCAAATGAAAATATAGAAATTTATAAAAAAATTCTTGATGATTCTTCTGTAAATAATGCAAGAATAATTTCTGATGATCTGTTTGAATTAATTCATATTTCTTCAATTGTGATATCTGTATTTTCAAATATTATGACTGATGCCTTATGTTTTGAAAAACCAGTTATTCGTGTTACTTTTGATAATATTAAACATACTGTTCCATATGAAAAATTTAATGTTGTTTTAAGTTCAAATCTTAATGAACTATCAAATAATGTTAAAAGAATTTTATCTGATCAATCTATTATCTCAGATTTACAAAAAAATTTACCTGCATTTCTATTAGAACAAAATAATATTCCTGAAAATAACCCGAATTCTATTATTGATAAAATTCTTGATTAA
- a CDS encoding DegT/DnrJ/EryC1/StrS family aminotransferase: MKVPYFLPWINDEDKKAVLRSLDQRWLTNGPFLKKFEKGICDFLGTKYAQGVGSATQALHLSLRAANIKAGDEVIVPTFTFVATANAVKYCNAKPVLVDVDPLTFNILPSEIEKKINKKTCAVIVVHYGGQSCDMDEILKIAKKNNLIVIEDCAHAFGSTYKKVSCGNIGKTGCFSFYPTKIITTGEGGAISTNDKNFLRRIRILRSQGMDISSAEREENLEWKYDIIDLGYNYRMDEIRASLGLSQLKRIKEINKKREKIATIYDQKLKNIPGLITPYKKPNRNHIYHLYTIRITKDYHISRNELFKKLNKKGIGASVQYIPIHKMTLYKKEYENNSKDFPNADLLKDQVLSLPIFPTMTTKQIERVITVLRKN, translated from the coding sequence ATGAAAGTTCCATATTTTTTACCATGGATTAATGATGAAGATAAAAAAGCAGTTCTAAGATCATTAGATCAAAGATGGTTGACTAATGGTCCTTTTTTAAAAAAATTTGAGAAGGGAATATGTGATTTTTTAGGTACTAAGTATGCTCAAGGAGTAGGAAGTGCAACTCAGGCTTTACATTTGTCATTACGTGCAGCAAATATCAAAGCTGGTGATGAGGTAATTGTGCCTACATTTACTTTTGTAGCTACTGCAAATGCAGTAAAATATTGTAATGCAAAGCCAGTCTTAGTAGATGTAGATCCATTAACTTTTAACATTTTACCATCAGAAATTGAAAAAAAAATCAATAAAAAAACTTGTGCAGTAATTGTTGTTCATTATGGAGGACAATCATGTGACATGGATGAAATTCTAAAAATAGCAAAAAAAAATAATTTAATTGTTATAGAAGATTGTGCGCATGCATTTGGGTCTACTTACAAAAAAGTAAGCTGTGGAAATATTGGAAAAACTGGTTGTTTTAGTTTCTATCCAACAAAAATTATTACTACGGGTGAAGGAGGTGCGATTTCAACAAATGACAAAAATTTTTTGAGGAGAATTAGAATCTTAAGATCACAAGGAATGGATATCTCGTCTGCTGAAAGAGAAGAAAATTTAGAATGGAAATACGACATTATCGATTTAGGTTATAATTATAGGATGGATGAAATCAGAGCTTCATTAGGATTATCTCAATTAAAAAGAATTAAAGAAATTAACAAAAAAAGAGAAAAAATTGCAACTATATATGATCAAAAATTAAAAAATATTCCAGGTTTAATCACTCCATATAAAAAACCAAATAGAAATCACATTTATCATTTATACACAATAAGAATTACAAAAGATTATCATATTTCAAGAAATGAATTATTTAAAAAATTAAATAAGAAAGGAATTGGAGCTAGTGTTCAATATATTCCTATACATAAAATGACACTCTACAAAAAAGAATACGAAAACAATTCTAAAGATTTTCCAAATGCGGATTTACTAAAAGACCAAGTATTATCTCTACCAATTTTTCCAACAATGACAACAAAACAAATTGAAAGAGTTATCACAGTTTTAAGAAAAAATTAA
- a CDS encoding nucleotide sugar dehydrogenase, with protein MNLKESFEKIKSNDFVVEIYGLGYVGFPLAVRLSKNGFKVIGIDVNTERIERLQNNQLMDSELLLKNEFLESRERGLLELDDKSNTDSNPKIGIICVPTPIPTETTSSDIFVKSAVESFLKYSKKGDAIILESSIEVGTTEKIEKIIESRGYSIGNDFGLCFCPERIDPQNKEWGIENIPRVIYCSDDISFEIAEKIYQNVNNGNLIRVEKPKIAEVVKSFENAFRLVNISLVNELAILCDKLGISVKQVIDAAATKPFGFLPHYPGAGAGGHCIPKDPRFLLESAKKMNQQFITIENALEINLKMPIYITDKIEQILEQKGLEKSVLVCGLSYKPNIEDMRDSSSFKLIKEMKNRGFEIFGYDPFFNIDYVEKYLEENKITELDFERLNDLDYERIKNISCMCIVQHHLVDKEKIMSIYEKSVLPCIYDCQTKLGKNKQSRTELYYLGE; from the coding sequence ATGAATCTTAAAGAATCATTTGAAAAAATAAAATCAAATGACTTTGTTGTTGAGATTTATGGATTGGGATATGTAGGATTTCCATTAGCAGTAAGATTATCAAAAAACGGATTCAAAGTAATCGGAATTGATGTGAATACAGAAAGAATTGAACGATTACAAAATAATCAATTAATGGATTCTGAATTATTGTTGAAGAATGAATTTTTAGAATCTAGAGAAAGAGGATTGTTGGAATTAGATGACAAATCAAATACAGATTCAAATCCCAAAATTGGAATAATTTGTGTGCCTACTCCAATTCCTACAGAAACCACATCATCAGATATTTTTGTAAAATCTGCAGTCGAAAGCTTTCTTAAATATTCCAAAAAAGGAGATGCAATAATTTTAGAAAGTAGTATAGAAGTTGGAACTACTGAAAAAATAGAGAAAATTATTGAATCAAGAGGATATTCCATAGGAAATGATTTTGGATTATGTTTTTGTCCAGAAAGAATTGATCCTCAAAATAAAGAGTGGGGAATTGAAAACATTCCTAGAGTTATTTATTGTTCTGATGATATTAGTTTTGAAATTGCAGAGAAAATTTATCAAAATGTCAATAATGGAAATTTGATTCGTGTAGAAAAACCTAAAATCGCAGAAGTTGTAAAATCATTTGAAAATGCTTTCAGATTAGTAAATATTTCATTAGTAAATGAATTAGCAATTTTATGCGATAAACTAGGAATTAGCGTCAAACAAGTAATTGATGCTGCTGCAACAAAGCCTTTTGGGTTTTTACCACATTATCCAGGAGCTGGAGCGGGAGGACATTGTATTCCAAAGGATCCACGTTTTTTGCTAGAATCTGCTAAAAAAATGAATCAACAATTTATCACAATAGAAAATGCCTTAGAAATCAATCTAAAAATGCCAATATACATCACAGATAAAATTGAGCAAATTCTTGAACAAAAAGGACTTGAAAAATCAGTTTTAGTGTGTGGATTATCATATAAACCAAATATTGAAGACATGAGAGATTCTTCAAGTTTTAAATTAATTAAAGAAATGAAAAATAGAGGTTTTGAAATTTTTGGATATGATCCATTTTTTAACATCGATTATGTAGAAAAATATCTTGAGGAAAATAAAATTACAGAATTAGATTTTGAAAGATTAAATGATTTAGATTATGAAAGGATCAAAAATATTAGTTGTATGTGTATTGTACAACATCATTTAGTCGATAAGGAGAAAATTATGTCAATATATGAAAAATCAGTCTTACCATGTATTTATGATTGTCAAACAAAGCTTGGAAAAAATAAACAATCAAGAACTGAATTGTATTATCTAGGAGAATAG
- a CDS encoding class I SAM-dependent methyltransferase, with protein MSTPETWDQIYENFDDFNPVDQAFYDRLTSILNEEIEGLSSILEVGSGSGVLVSYFEKSGLFSVGMDRSIMPLKVANSKFGATNLVSGDMFRIPFKSNSFDVVWNEGVLEHFKDPKNLEACKEMTRVSKNLVIISVPNRYTVWPIRKTILKATKKWPYGYEESYSPGRLKTLMEKSGLTVDLIKGVRIMPPIKERKKFSDIAALGTLTLPLSKKSVERISKKSVIFESKHESLAKLFGYEIIAIGRKK; from the coding sequence ATGAGTACACCTGAAACTTGGGATCAAATTTATGAAAATTTTGATGATTTTAATCCTGTAGATCAGGCATTTTATGATAGATTAACTAGTATTTTGAATGAGGAAATTGAGGGTCTATCAAGTATTTTAGAAGTAGGTAGTGGATCTGGAGTTTTAGTATCTTATTTTGAAAAATCTGGATTATTTTCTGTAGGGATGGATCGAAGTATTATGCCACTCAAAGTTGCAAATTCCAAATTTGGTGCAACGAATCTAGTTTCAGGAGACATGTTTAGAATACCATTCAAATCAAATTCTTTTGATGTTGTATGGAATGAAGGTGTTTTGGAACATTTCAAAGATCCAAAAAATCTTGAAGCATGTAAAGAAATGACAAGAGTTTCTAAAAATCTTGTAATCATTTCAGTGCCCAATAGATACACTGTTTGGCCTATACGAAAAACCATACTCAAAGCAACAAAAAAATGGCCATATGGATATGAAGAGTCTTATTCACCTGGTCGATTGAAAACATTAATGGAAAAATCTGGTCTTACTGTAGATTTAATCAAGGGTGTCAGAATCATGCCTCCAATTAAAGAAAGAAAAAAATTTTCAGATATTGCTGCACTAGGAACACTCACACTTCCCTTAAGTAAAAAATCTGTTGAGAGAATATCTAAAAAATCAGTTATTTTTGAATCAAAACATGAATCACTTGCAAAACTTTTTGGTTATGAAATCATTGCTATAGGTAGAAAAAAATAA
- a CDS encoding GNAT family N-acetyltransferase, translating into MNIELVPVKRENWDIILELRNEFFQMFYKQTKPIQKDEHYAYLTENEKNQNFHHWMIKFNKKTVGYVRILNEDVGIMIKKEYQSKGIATKALELVEKEAKKESIKKLIALVKIENEESKKIFEKNNFKMKMFWYEKDIS; encoded by the coding sequence TTGAATATTGAATTAGTGCCTGTAAAAAGAGAAAATTGGGATATAATTTTGGAACTTAGAAATGAGTTTTTTCAAATGTTCTATAAACAAACTAAGCCCATACAAAAGGATGAGCATTATGCATATCTAACTGAAAATGAAAAAAATCAAAATTTTCATCATTGGATGATAAAATTTAACAAAAAAACTGTTGGATATGTTAGAATTTTGAATGAAGATGTAGGAATAATGATCAAAAAAGAATATCAATCTAAAGGAATTGCTACAAAAGCTTTAGAATTAGTAGAAAAGGAAGCAAAAAAAGAAAGTATTAAAAAACTAATTGCATTAGTAAAAATTGAAAATGAAGAAAGTAAAAAAATTTTTGAAAAAAATAATTTCAAAATGAAAATGTTTTGGTATGAAAAAGATATTAGTTAA
- the pseG gene encoding UDP-2,4-diacetamido-2,4,6-trideoxy-beta-L-altropyranose hydrolase, with translation MTYNILFRTSGGKSKGKELGFGHIYRTINLAKEFSKEKIFFLLEDFGGAKKIILENGYRNITTVKKSYNLEQDYEKTIDFIKQNNIDLVIFDKYKIDKNYIKKFKQFVKTVVISDLSNINYDSHLLVNGFIGFKNQLITKNSTTFLLGPKYQILDPKFKIMKAKNRSRKKFKKLLITVGGYDENNIIELFLKSISKNILFFDITLVLGPATCLTKNLRLMKKNFSNNIKIILSTNNMKKEISNCDFGICSGGLTSYEFATLGKPFALICQSSHQILTAREWEHHKIAYNLGYPNNRIHSKIKILLENLLSNNINLRTKSVKFLDGKGSLRVSQKIYSLLKN, from the coding sequence TTGACGTATAACATTCTTTTTAGAACATCAGGGGGAAAATCCAAAGGAAAAGAACTTGGTTTTGGCCATATTTATCGCACAATTAACTTGGCAAAAGAATTTTCTAAAGAAAAAATCTTTTTTCTTTTAGAAGATTTTGGAGGAGCGAAAAAAATCATATTAGAAAATGGATATAGAAATATCACTACTGTAAAAAAAAGTTACAATTTAGAGCAAGATTATGAGAAAACAATTGATTTTATTAAACAGAATAATATTGACTTAGTGATTTTTGATAAATACAAAATTGATAAAAACTATATTAAAAAATTTAAACAATTTGTAAAAACCGTAGTTATCAGTGATCTATCAAATATCAATTATGATTCCCATCTTTTAGTAAATGGTTTTATAGGTTTTAAAAATCAATTAATTACAAAAAATTCTACAACATTTCTTTTAGGACCAAAATATCAGATTTTAGATCCAAAATTTAAGATTATGAAAGCTAAAAATCGTTCCAGAAAAAAATTTAAAAAATTATTGATTACTGTTGGAGGCTATGACGAAAATAATATTATTGAATTATTTTTAAAATCTATTTCAAAAAATATATTATTTTTTGATATTACTTTAGTTCTTGGACCTGCTACTTGTTTAACGAAAAATTTACGTTTAATGAAAAAAAATTTTTCAAATAATATTAAAATTATTTTGTCTACTAATAATATGAAAAAAGAAATATCAAATTGTGATTTTGGAATATGTAGTGGTGGTCTAACTAGCTATGAATTTGCAACTTTAGGAAAACCCTTTGCTCTAATCTGTCAAAGTTCTCATCAGATTTTAACTGCACGAGAATGGGAACACCATAAAATTGCTTATAATTTGGGATATCCGAATAATAGAATCCATTCAAAAATTAAGATTTTATTAGAAAATCTACTCTCAAATAACATAAATTTACGCACAAAATCTGTAAAATTCTTGGATGGGAAAGGAAGTTTGAGAGTTTCTCAAAAAATTTATTCACTATTAAAAAATTAA
- a CDS encoding glycosyltransferase codes for MEKISMNKKLCIFPSDPIIDYYNKGEIKERYFNPKNIFDEIDIISLADIEIEEEKVKKLVGTAKLKIHAIGKSSNRNRNQDLSKILQLVKELKPDVIRSYNSLLSGWYAASCAKELKIPFFLSLHTQYDHMRKIAKKESIKKFLALKYTEKKIEPFVLENADKITIVYQIIESYVKKHTIKKPEVLYNKIDFERFSSGKKINDISTPMIISVGRLIEPKNHQCLIHAMKNVNANLLIIGDGALYDKLTKLIEKLDLKQKISIMRSVPNEKIQDYYKSAEIFALAYDTKLEGIPIPIIESMASGLPVLIPYSENNSAGELGDAVMYSENNPKSFSENINKLLHESEQREKMSQKGIKKAMEFDSNIIEKRESEIYLELMSK; via the coding sequence ATGGAAAAAATTTCTATGAATAAAAAACTCTGTATTTTTCCATCTGATCCAATAATTGACTATTATAATAAAGGAGAAATTAAAGAACGATACTTTAATCCTAAAAATATTTTTGATGAGATAGATATTATTTCTCTAGCAGATATAGAAATTGAAGAAGAAAAAGTAAAAAAGCTAGTTGGAACTGCCAAATTAAAAATTCATGCAATTGGTAAAAGTAGCAATAGAAATAGAAATCAAGATCTTTCTAAAATCTTACAATTAGTAAAGGAATTAAAACCAGATGTGATTAGAAGTTACAATTCATTATTATCAGGATGGTATGCTGCATCATGTGCTAAGGAATTAAAAATTCCATTTTTCCTCTCTTTACATACTCAATATGATCACATGAGAAAGATAGCAAAAAAAGAAAGTATTAAAAAATTTTTGGCATTAAAATATACCGAAAAGAAAATTGAACCATTTGTATTAGAAAATGCAGATAAAATTACAATTGTATATCAAATAATTGAATCATATGTAAAAAAGCACACTATCAAAAAACCTGAAGTTCTTTACAATAAAATTGATTTTGAAAGATTTAGTTCTGGTAAAAAAATTAATGATATATCTACGCCTATGATTATTTCAGTAGGCAGATTAATTGAACCAAAAAACCATCAATGTCTTATTCATGCAATGAAAAATGTGAATGCCAATCTTTTGATAATTGGAGATGGGGCATTGTATGATAAATTAACTAAATTAATAGAAAAACTAGATTTAAAACAAAAAATCAGCATTATGCGTTCAGTACCAAATGAAAAAATTCAAGATTACTACAAATCTGCAGAAATTTTTGCATTAGCATACGATACAAAATTAGAGGGAATTCCTATCCCAATTATCGAATCCATGGCATCGGGGTTACCTGTACTAATTCCATATAGCGAAAATAATTCAGCCGGGGAATTGGGAGATGCTGTAATGTATTCAGAAAATAATCCAAAGTCATTTTCAGAAAATATCAATAAATTACTTCATGAATCTGAACAAAGAGAAAAAATGTCTCAAAAAGGAATAAAAAAAGCAATGGAATTTGATTCAAATATTATAGAAAAACGAGAATCAGAGATTTATCTTGAGTTAATGTCAAAGTAA